The following coding sequences are from one Panicum hallii strain FIL2 chromosome 5, PHallii_v3.1, whole genome shotgun sequence window:
- the LOC112892407 gene encoding putative F-box/LRR-repeat protein At5g41840 has translation MEQTQSEAKRARPCPSSPPSQAAEAEEDRLSALDNATLHAILARLPLRDATATTVLSRRWPRVFATLPRLRVECGTFNRRGYLDDDHCEDSDRWLDALDCVLASCAAPVSAFDIRTKLLCEEARWFGDLFSEICGSGGLRELCIMNSSLIDCYKVPSPVYNCQTLTSLELYCCHLRVPGNLTGLRAVRSLHLGDVVATDADIRRMISRCQAMERLVLNDIRKAWNIVIRAPSLEMLKAPRLESVKLGIFYGSAHDSEDTDGDDLMSETYEIFNFGEMEEREHQQMDEIGNLLTFLGGVGRSKSKMLSLKLKRGYCKVTVLGKTKNSVPMMLPKKDYLLGLQKLTLTMDHNHETVATLDPYDMKVLERMSLKYRRWVYVQRDESEHKAMYDEFEQHEALLEAKRHELHEAMVETVQSYLRHSRCQMLMFVIQSKTSSATY, from the exons ATGGAGCAGACACAGTCGGAAGCGAAGAGGGCGAGGCCCTGTCCCTCTTCTCCGCCATCCCAGGCCGCCGAGGCCGAGGAGGACCGGCTTAGCGCGCTCGACAACGCCACCCTCCACGCCATCCTCGCCCGCCTCCCGCTCCGCGACGCCACGGCAACCACCGTCCTCTCACGCCGCTGGCCCCGCGTCTTCGCCACGCTCCCCCGCCTACGCGTCGAATGCGGCACCTTCAACCGCCGCGGCTACCTCGACGACGACCACTGCGAGGACAGCGACCGCTGGCTCGACGCACTCGACTGCGTCCTAGCCAGCTGCGCGGCCCCGGTGTCCGCCTTCGATATCAGAACCAAGCTGTTGTGCGAGGAGGCCCGGTGGTTCGGCGACCTCTTCTCCGAGATCTGCGGGAGCGGCGGCCTCCGGGAGCTCTGCATCATGAACAGCAGCCTAATCGACTGCTACAAGGTACCTTCGCCGGTGTACAACTGTCAGACGCTCACCTCGCTAGAGCTATACTGCTGCCACCTCCGGGTGCCGGGCAATCTCACCGGCCTGCGCGCCGTGCGATCGCTCCATCTCGGTGATGTGGTTGCCACGGATGCCGATATACGGCGGATGATCTCACGGTGCCAGGCCATGGAGCGGCTGGTGCTAAACGACATTCGCAAGGCGTGGAACATCGTTATACGCGCCCCGAGCCTCGAGATGCTG AAGGCGCCACGTCTGGAGTCCGTCAAGCTGGGCATCTTCTACGGGAGCGCCCACGACAGCGAGGACACCGACGGTGATGACTTAATGTCGGAGACCTATGAGATATTTAATTTCGGGGAGATGGAGGAGAGGGAGCACCAGCAGATGGACGAGATAGGGAACTTGCTGACATTTCTCGGTGGAGTCGgcagatccaaatccaagaTGCTATCATTGAAGTTGAAGCGTGGATATTGCAAGGTCACT GTCTTGGGAAAGACCAAAAATTCAGTGCCAATGATGTTGCCCAAGAAAGACTATTTGCTTGGGTTGCAGAAGCTTACTCTTACAATGGATCACAACCATGAAACTGTTGCCACACTG GATCCTTATGATATGAA GGTTCTTGAAAGAATGAGCCTCAAGTATCGTAGGTGGGTCTACGTGCAGCGTGACGAGTCGGAGCATAAAGCCATGTATGATGAGTTCGAGCAGCATGAAGCTTTGCTTGAAGCAAAGAGACATGAACTACATGAAGCCATGGTTGAAACAGTGCAAA GCTACCTGCGGCACAGCAGGTGTCAGATGCTTATGTTCGTGATTCAGTCCAAGACTTCTTCAGCTACCTATTAG
- the LOC112894510 gene encoding zinc finger CCHC domain-containing protein 9 isoform X1, which produces MLLRLTCAHPAPSAATRWRPPGRARPAPRFRRGCASSFSADGNGAPSSPLPYDPLADILGPDIGPSSSRSQNTAPIAEKGKLRSWVGPNGQYYRELPCPSCRGRGYTPCKQCGVDRSSLDCPMCNGKGIKVCLQCGGECVIWQESIDEQPWEKVRSSSPLKVKEDDEVDKLEINIDTPKRSKRTYPSPSPEVAMKISRSLRSLNAQTGLFTKHMKIIHQDPELHAQRVAAIKRTKGTAAARKHASETQKAFFSNPENRLKRSIAMKGVKFHCSRCGQEGHRSFYCPTVRKGSARVQFKCRLCGMEGHNSRTCGKPKSEKEQQRQPRHCGRCGEKGHNRRNCPRSTNVDIGASGYTTNKVTGPNSGIYSCSFCLEKGHNRQTCPKRKASLGK; this is translated from the exons ATGCTGCTCCGACTCACGTGCGCCCACCCCGCGCCGTCCGCGGCAACCCGGTGGAGGCCGCCTgggcgcgcgcggccggcgccgcGCTTCCGACGAGGGtgcgcctcctccttctcggCTGACGGTAACGGCGCTCCGAGCTCTCCG CTCCCGTATGACCCTTTGGCGGATATCCTCGGCCCGGACATCGGCCCCAGCTCATCACGTTCACA GAATACAGCACCTATTGCGGAGAAGGGGAAACTGAGGTCCTGGGTCGGTCCAAATGGGCAATACTACCGTGAGCTGCCTTGCCCTAGCTGCAGGGGTAGAGGTTACACTCCATGCAAGCAGTGTGGGGTAGACAGATCAAGCTTGGACTGCCCTATGTGCAATGGCAAG GGCATTAAGGTGTGTCTACAATGTGGTGGAGAGTGTGTGATATGGCAGGAATCCATTGATGAACAGCCATGGGAGAAAGTACGGTCAAG CTCTCCCTTGAAAGTAAAAGAAGATGATGAAGTCGACAAGTTAGAGATAAATATCGACACCCCAAAAAGATCAAAGCGCACTTATCCTTCACCTTCACCGGAAGTTGCCATGAAGATTAGCCGATCATTAAGA AGTCTGAATGCTCAAACAGGATTGTTTACTAAGCATATGAAGATTATACACCAAGACCCTGAATTGCATGCTCAAAGAGTTGCTGCAATCAAG AGAACAAAAGGTACTGCTGCTGCAAGAAAGCATGCTTCTGAAACTCAAAAGGCTTTCTTCAGTAATCCTGAGAATCGACTAAAGAGAAGCATTGCTATGAAAG GGGTGAAATTTCACTGCAGCAGATGTGGGCAAGAAGGACACAGAAGCTTCTATTGTCCAACAGTGAGGAAAGGTTCGGCCAGAGTGCAGTTCAAATGCCGATTATGTGGCATGGAAGGGCATAATAGCCGAACATGTGGCAAGCCAAAGTCAGAGAAAGAGCAGCAGCGACAACCTCGGCACTGCGGCCGATGTGGTGAAAAGGGACACAACCGCCGCAACTGCCCTAGATCTACTAATGTGGATATTGGTGCTTCAGGGTATACGACTAACAAAGTTACTGGTCCTAATTCAGGTATTTATTCATGTAGTTTCTGCTTAGAAAAGGGGCATAATAGACAAACATGCCCAAAAAGAAAGGCTAGCTTAGGAAAATGA
- the LOC112894510 gene encoding zinc finger CCHC domain-containing protein 9 isoform X2, giving the protein MTLWRISSARTSAPAHHVHSLTFGCRNTAPIAEKGKLRSWVGPNGQYYRELPCPSCRGRGYTPCKQCGVDRSSLDCPMCNGKGIKVCLQCGGECVIWQESIDEQPWEKVRSSSPLKVKEDDEVDKLEINIDTPKRSKRTYPSPSPEVAMKISRSLRSLNAQTGLFTKHMKIIHQDPELHAQRVAAIKRTKGTAAARKHASETQKAFFSNPENRLKRSIAMKGVKFHCSRCGQEGHRSFYCPTVRKGSARVQFKCRLCGMEGHNSRTCGKPKSEKEQQRQPRHCGRCGEKGHNRRNCPRSTNVDIGASGYTTNKVTGPNSGIYSCSFCLEKGHNRQTCPKRKASLGK; this is encoded by the exons ATGACCCTTTGGCGGATATCCTCGGCCCGGACATCGGCCCCAGCTCATCACGTTCACA GTTTGACTTTTGGCTGCAGGAATACAGCACCTATTGCGGAGAAGGGGAAACTGAGGTCCTGGGTCGGTCCAAATGGGCAATACTACCGTGAGCTGCCTTGCCCTAGCTGCAGGGGTAGAGGTTACACTCCATGCAAGCAGTGTGGGGTAGACAGATCAAGCTTGGACTGCCCTATGTGCAATGGCAAG GGCATTAAGGTGTGTCTACAATGTGGTGGAGAGTGTGTGATATGGCAGGAATCCATTGATGAACAGCCATGGGAGAAAGTACGGTCAAG CTCTCCCTTGAAAGTAAAAGAAGATGATGAAGTCGACAAGTTAGAGATAAATATCGACACCCCAAAAAGATCAAAGCGCACTTATCCTTCACCTTCACCGGAAGTTGCCATGAAGATTAGCCGATCATTAAGA AGTCTGAATGCTCAAACAGGATTGTTTACTAAGCATATGAAGATTATACACCAAGACCCTGAATTGCATGCTCAAAGAGTTGCTGCAATCAAG AGAACAAAAGGTACTGCTGCTGCAAGAAAGCATGCTTCTGAAACTCAAAAGGCTTTCTTCAGTAATCCTGAGAATCGACTAAAGAGAAGCATTGCTATGAAAG GGGTGAAATTTCACTGCAGCAGATGTGGGCAAGAAGGACACAGAAGCTTCTATTGTCCAACAGTGAGGAAAGGTTCGGCCAGAGTGCAGTTCAAATGCCGATTATGTGGCATGGAAGGGCATAATAGCCGAACATGTGGCAAGCCAAAGTCAGAGAAAGAGCAGCAGCGACAACCTCGGCACTGCGGCCGATGTGGTGAAAAGGGACACAACCGCCGCAACTGCCCTAGATCTACTAATGTGGATATTGGTGCTTCAGGGTATACGACTAACAAAGTTACTGGTCCTAATTCAGGTATTTATTCATGTAGTTTCTGCTTAGAAAAGGGGCATAATAGACAAACATGCCCAAAAAGAAAGGCTAGCTTAGGAAAATGA
- the LOC112894050 gene encoding ras-related protein Rab7-like has protein sequence MSTSRRRTLLKVIVLGDSGVGKTSLMNQYVHKKFSQQYKATIGADFVTKEVLIEDRLVTLQIWDTAGQERFQSLGVAFYRGADCCVLVYDVNSNRSFDTLNTWHDEFLNQASPSDPKTFPFILLGNKIDVDGGKSRVVSEKKAMEWCASKGNIPYYETSAKEDYNVDNAFLSVAKLALEHEHDQDIYFQAVADPVPENEPRSGCAC, from the exons ATGTCGACGTCGCGGAGGCGAACGCTCCTCAAGGTCATCGTCCTCGGCGACAGCGG GGTCGGGAAGACGTCCCTGATGAACCA ATATGTCCACAAAAAGTTCAGTCAGCAGTACAAAGCTACAATTGGTGCAGATTTTGTCACAAAGGAGGTTCTCATCGAAGACAGGCTAGTGACTTTGCAG ATCTGGGACACGGCAGGGCAGGAGAGATTCCAGAGTCTTGGTGTTGCATTCTACAGAGGGGCAGATTGTTGCGTGCTCGTCTATGATGTCAACTCTAACAGGTCATTCGATACACTCAACACATGGCATGATGAGTTTCTCAACCAA GCTAGCCCATCAGATCCTAAAACTTTTCCCTTCATCTTACTTGGTAACAAGATCGATGTAGATGGTGGAAAAAGCAGAGTG GTTTCTGAGAAGAAAGCAATGGAGTGGTGTGCTTCCAAAGGCAATATTCCTTATTATGAAACTTCTGCAAAAGAGGACTACAATGTTGACAATGCATTCCTGTCCGTTGCCAAGCTTGCTCTAGAGCATGAGCATGATCAGGACAT TTACTTCCAGGCTGTTGCTGATCCTGTCCCGGAGAATGAACCGAGAAGTGGATGCGCATGCTAG